In the genome of Cucurbita pepo subsp. pepo cultivar mu-cu-16 unplaced genomic scaffold, ASM280686v2 Cp4.1_scaffold000656, whole genome shotgun sequence, the window ATTTGTAACGCTTACCGAATTCTTTGTTTACGTTACCTACATTTCATATGATCTATCCATATTACAGGTGGCCTTAAAATTTGAGCATAGAAGTAGTAAAGGGTGCAACTATGGACCTCCTTATGAGTGGCAGGTTTACAAGTAATGCTCTTCTCAGTCCTTGTGGATTATATTTTAGACAAAAGGTTATTTATATTACGTGTTCCAATTACTTTTCTCTTGGTTCTTCAGCGTTTTAGGTGGTAGCCATGGTGTGCCACGAGTTCATTACAAGGGTCGGCAAGGTGACTATTTTGTCATGGTATGCTTTGTTTCCTTTACGTTTTTTACTTTCTGTTAAAGCCTTGAAGCGCATCAGAGATTTGCATAATCTTCTGAGTTCAACAATTAGGGGTTGGTAGATTGATTACCATCGGTGCCTTTATCTACTGAGCCATGCTCGGATTAACCAAAGATTTGtactattatttatatttcgtTGTGAATACCGATACTTTGGATATAGGTTATGGACATGCTTGGACCTAGTCTTTGGGATGTCTGGAATAACAATGCTCACACGTaagtttattataattttatcatttgttttaggtttttccactatttgtaattaattCGTGCTGATTTACCGCATGGTAATATGTCTAAATTTTTCTTCGAATCTCAGGATGTCTATTGAAATGGTAGCATGTATCGCAATTGAGGCGATCTCTATATTAGAGAAGATGCATTCTAGAGGGTGAGGCCTTTATTCTGTATTCCCTTGTTTGATATGGAGGGACAGTAAAGTTGCATAGGGTCCTAGGATGCTGTAGCTGTAAAGGAACGTGTTAAGTCTGTGTCGGATCTAGATACCTTTACACAAAACATTATGATTATGCCAGCTATGATGAATGATTCTTGCATCTACTACGGCTAAGCTAGATATTTGTTACATAGTTATTAGCTCATTCACTGGCTTATGAATGATTTAGCAGTGttcttgtaattatttttctgcTCTTGAATGACTCTGTCAATGTCTCTGACAGGTATGTGCATGGTGACGTGAAGCCTGAAAACTTTCTGCTTGGTCCTCCAGGAACCCCGGAAGAGAAAAAGTTGTTTCTTGTAGATCTTGGTTTAGGTATctcattctttttattaacCGTTTCCATCTCGTGGaatgttattttgtttacATATGAAATACACCTTACCGTCTCATTTGTCCATCTTATAGCAACCAAGTGGCGAGATAGTTCGACTGGTCAACATGTTGAGTATGATCAACGGCCTGACATTTTCCGGTACGAAAGCTGTATATATGATGAGATATTTGTATACTCATATAACATTTAGGCTCTTAAACAACTCCATCTTACTTCTATATTCAGAGGAACAGTTCGGTATGCTAGTGTGCATGCACATCTTGGCAGAACTGCTAGTCGAAGAGATGACTTGGAATCGCTTGCTTACactcttgtttttcttattcGTGGTCGGTTGCCATGGCAAGGATATCAGGTTTACGTTTTTTTCGGGGCTGATGGATATTAACTCTTTGTGTAAACATATGATAGATTTGTTCTGAACTCGGAGTATATATTTTCTCCAGGGCGAAAATAAAGGATTCCTCGTGTCCAAGAAGAAGATGGCTACGTCCTCTGAAACATTGTGCTGTTTTTGCCCTCAGCCTTTTAGACAGTTTGTTGAGTATGttgtaaatttgaaatttgatgaagAGCCAAACTATGCAAGATATATCTCCCTCTTTGATGGGATTGTCGGTCCAAATCCCGATATCCATCCAATAAACACAGATGGTGCTCAGAAAGTACTCACTGTTCCCTTGATTTCATCTTTCTGTTGACTGCCCATTGCTTTTTTTGATTGTAAACTTTGCACTTGAGTATTATCTAAAACATCATTTGTTATGTGAAGCTTATATTTCAGGTTGGGCATAAGAGAGGAAGGCTATCCATGGAGGACGAAGACGATGAACAACCGAAGAAGAAGGTTAGAATGGGGATGCCTGCAACTCAATGGATTAGTGTTTATAACGCCCGTAGACCAATGAAACAAAGGTTTGCACTCGACTCTAAAGATGAAGCTCAATTTCATCATAAGGTTACTAATTTTTCATCATAAGGTTACTAATTAACTTGGCCCGATGTAGATATCACTATAACGTTGCTGATATGAGGCTCTCTCAGCACATCGAGAAAGGGAATGAAGATGGTTTGTTTATTAGTTGTGTTGCTTCATGTTCGAACCTTTGGGCCCTTATTATGGACGCTGGAACTGGATTTACTGCTCAAGTTTATGAACTCTCACCATGCTTTCTTCACAAGGTTGCTTTTTCCCATGAAGATAACAATTATCTTGGATACTCTGCatgtttgtttttcattttggcCCATGGATTCTGAAGACTACTTTATTTCGTATCAACAGAGTTCGTGCTCTAGTTAGTTAAATGGCTAATATCGTTCGTTTGTTCATTTAGGAGTGGATCGTGGAACAGTGGGAGAAAAACTATTACATCAGTGCAATAGCAGGAGCTAATAATGGGAGCTCATTGGTTGTAATGTCCAAAGGTTCGTCTTAATTCAACATATTCCAAATGGCTAGAAGAAAACGCGGTCGTattgtgtgtgtatgtgtTGCTTCTtatacttataatttaatgcaGGGACTCAGTACCTCCAGCAATCCTATAAAGTCAGCGATTCATTTCCCTTCAAGTGGATACTTAAGAAATGGAGGGAGGGATTTTACGTTACTGCCATGGCTACCGCCGGGAGTAGATGGGCT includes:
- the LOC111785705 gene encoding casein kinase 1-like protein HD16, producing the protein MPELRSKARRSRLYEDPVPISRQTPIESTVRTRHRGQPAKRGGGKSVKQGRDAIVADGERDRVNPGIGIETRVRERKHEVGKDKDVLKVGGRAMDEFDTGGRNGDKGPVAEDEGTATPLPEKVQVGGSPLYKVERKLGKGGFGQVFVGRRMGPMSLNERSGPGAVEVALKFEHRSSKGCNYGPPYEWQVYNVLGGSHGVPRVHYKGRQGDYFVMVMDMLGPSLWDVWNNNAHTMSIEMVACIAIEAISILEKMHSRGYVHGDVKPENFLLGPPGTPEEKKLFLVDLGLATKWRDSSTGQHVEYDQRPDIFRGTVRYASVHAHLGRTASRRDDLESLAYTLVFLIRGRLPWQGYQGENKGFLVSKKKMATSSETLCCFCPQPFRQFVEYVVNLKFDEEPNYARYISLFDGIVGPNPDIHPINTDGAQKLIFQVGHKRGRLSMEDEDDEQPKKKVRMGMPATQWISVYNARRPMKQRYHYNVADMRLSQHIEKGNEDGLFISCVASCSNLWALIMDAGTGFTAQVYELSPCFLHKEWIVEQWEKNYYISAIAGANNGSSLVVMSKGTQYLQQSYKVSDSFPFKWILKKWREGFYVTAMATAGSRWAIVMSRGAGFSDQVVELDFLYPSEGIHRRWDNGYRITSTAATLDQAAFVLSVPRRKPADETQETLRTSAFPSTHVKEKWAKNLYIASICYGRTVS